Proteins co-encoded in one Populus trichocarpa isolate Nisqually-1 chromosome 10, P.trichocarpa_v4.1, whole genome shotgun sequence genomic window:
- the LOC7497994 gene encoding probable protein phosphatase 2C 35 has translation MGCVNGKCCSRYPSSTDSDSGGYGEMGSCRNATNKHILTQRSLEIVPVPSQNYELQYSVLTQRGYYPDSPDKENQDSFCIRTQIQGNPNVHFFGVFDGHGHFGTECSRFVKDRLAEILANDPTLLDDPVKAYNSAFLMTNYELHSSEIDDSMSGTTAITVLVIGDAIYVANVGDSRAVIAVKNGNRIVAENLSSDQTPFRKDEYERVKLCGARVLSVDQVEGLKDPDIQAWGDEESQGGDPPRLWVQNGMYPGTAFTRSVGDSTAEKIGVISVPEVSMVRLTPNHLFFVVASDGVFEFLSSQTVVDMVTRYTDSRDACAAIAGESYKIWLEHENRTDDITIIIVHIKGLSNSGAGDTDGTTGGNRNPTSSRTGRGSSDSSAASGSEIYRSIRSEFTDLQLSMNRSPAIVVPSPSQPWELDGG, from the exons ATGGGTTGTGTTAATGGCAAGTGTTGTAGCAGGTACCCATCGTCAACAGATAGTGATTCAGGGGGATACGGTGAAATGGGTTCATGTAGGAATGCTACCAACAAGCATATACTTACACAAAGATCACTAGAGATTGTTCCTGTCCCTTCACAAAACTATGAATTGCAGTACTCTGTCTTAACACAGAGAGGTTACTATCCTGACTCGCCAGATAAGGAAAACCAGGATAGTTTTTGCATTAGAACCCAAATTCAAGGTAACCCAAATGTACATTTCTTTGGTGTGTTTGATGGGCATGGTCATTTTGGTACTGAATGTTCCAGGTTTGTTAAGGATAGGTTAGCTGAGATATTAGCAAATGATCCCACGTTGTTGGATGACCCTGTTAAAGCTTATAATTCAGCATTCTTAATGACAAACTATGAGTTACATAGTAGTGAGATTGATGATTCAATGAGTGGTACAACAGCAATAACAGTTCTTGTTATTGGAGATGCAATTTATGTTGCTAATGTGGGTGATTCGAGAGCAGTGATTGCTGTTAAGAATGGGAATAGGATTGTAGCAGAGAATTTGTCTAGTGATCAAACACCGTTTAGGAAAGACGAGTATGAAAGAGTTAAGCTTTGTGGTGCTAGGGTACTGAGTGTTGATCAAGTGGAAGGACTTAAGGATCCAGATATACAGGCGTGGGGTGATGAGGAAAGTCAAGGGGGTGATCCTCCAAGATTGTGGGTGCAAAACGGGATGTATCCAGGAACAGCATTTACAAGGAGTGTAGGGGATAGTACAGCTGAGAAAATTGGTGTTATTTCTGTTCCAGAGGTGTCTATGGTTCGCCTTACTcctaatcatttgttttttgttgttgcaagTGATGGAGTTTTCGAGTTCCTCTCCAGCCAAACTGTTGTAGATATG GTGACAAGATACACAGATTCCCGAGATGCTTGTGCAGCCATTGCTGGGGAGTCATACAAAATATGGTTGGAACATGAAAACAGGACAGATGATATTACGATCATTATTGTTCACATCAAGGGCTTATCTAAT TCAGGTGCTGGTGACACAGATGGAACCACTGGAGGTAATAGGAATCCCACAAGTTCAAGGACAGGAAGAGGATCTTCTGACAGCTCTGCTGCCTCTGGATCCGAAATATACCGTTCAATAAGAAGTGAATTCACAGATCTGCAACTTTCCATGAATCGAAGCCCGGCTATTGTTGTTCCATCTCCATCTCAGCCCTGGGAATTG GATGGGGGTTAG